From one Pseudomonas fluorescens genomic stretch:
- a CDS encoding LysR substrate-binding domain-containing protein — protein sequence MFAKLPLTALRTFESAARLGGFKAASEELAVTPAAVSHQIKRLESHLGLLLFERSTQGVRLSDAGEQLYLQVHQGLANLQRSVDALQPPCDRQQLTLTTTAAFASAWLIPRLGDFHCRYADIQVRVLTGSDVVDLQRDHRFDLALRAEFTPDPALQRLPLLAEHFSVYTPPGWQEPPANLPLALLEVPWTSVSGVVIDWARWCALAGCEDWLLRARFHHYDDEHHALQAAAAGYGLVLASNVLVADSVRQGLLQPWREDVRLPAAQYSAVWLPGREREPAVRTFLDWLEHQLRR from the coding sequence GTGTTCGCCAAACTGCCCCTGACTGCCCTGCGCACCTTCGAATCGGCGGCCCGTCTGGGCGGCTTCAAGGCTGCCAGCGAGGAACTGGCGGTCACCCCGGCGGCGGTTTCGCACCAGATCAAACGCCTGGAGTCGCACCTGGGGCTGCTGCTGTTTGAACGCAGCACGCAGGGGGTCAGGCTCAGCGACGCCGGTGAGCAACTGTACCTGCAGGTGCACCAGGGCCTGGCCAACCTGCAACGCAGTGTCGATGCGTTGCAACCGCCCTGCGATCGCCAGCAACTGACCCTGACCACCACCGCAGCCTTTGCCAGCGCGTGGCTGATTCCGCGACTGGGTGATTTCCATTGCCGCTACGCTGACATTCAGGTACGGGTACTGACCGGCAGCGACGTGGTCGACCTGCAGCGCGACCACCGTTTCGACCTGGCCTTGCGGGCCGAATTCACTCCCGACCCGGCGTTGCAGCGGTTGCCGTTGCTGGCCGAGCATTTCTCGGTGTACACCCCGCCCGGCTGGCAGGAACCGCCTGCCAATCTGCCCCTGGCGTTGCTTGAGGTGCCGTGGACTTCGGTCAGTGGCGTGGTCATCGACTGGGCCCGCTGGTGTGCATTGGCCGGGTGTGAAGACTGGTTGCTGCGGGCGCGTTTTCATCACTATGACGATGAACACCATGCCCTGCAGGCGGCCGCTGCCGGCTATGGACTGGTGCTGGCCAGCAACGTGCTGGTCGCCGACAGCGTGCGCCAGGGCTTGCTGCAACCGTGGCGCGAAGACGTGCGCTTGCCGGCGGCGCAGTACAGCGCGGTGTGGTTGCCGGGCCGTGAGCGCGAGCCTGCAGTGCGCACGTTTCTCGATTGGCTGGAACATCAGCTCAGGCGTTGA
- a CDS encoding GntP family permease — protein MFGLATDTYLLLDAVVTIIGLVLLITHFKVHPFVALTLAAGFLGLTSGMPVAKVMKSFQDGFGGVLGFVGIVLALGTMLGKLMADSGGADQIAQTLIRAFGKQKVHWAMMFAAFLVGIPLFFEIGFVLLIPLVFIVARRSGVSLIKIGIPLLAGLSVVHGLVPPHPGPLLAIGIFNADIGKTIFYGLIVALPTAIIAGPLYGNFISKYIPGNPNKELMDQIARESDQQNLPSFSITLITVLLPVFLMLLKTFADVVLPAEHIVRQWMDLIGHPISALLAALLLAFYTFGAARGFSRQQIMKLLDQSLAPTAAIILIVGAGGGFKQMLVDTGVGNVIGQMAVQAEISPIMLAWLVAAVIRIATGSATVATITGAGIVAPVIGMMPGVNRELLVLATGAGSLILSHVNDAGFWLVKQYFNMTVAETFKTWSMMETILSVVGIIFIMLLSLVV, from the coding sequence ATGTTTGGTTTGGCAACTGATACCTACCTGCTGCTCGATGCGGTGGTCACCATCATCGGCCTGGTGCTGCTGATCACCCACTTCAAAGTCCACCCTTTTGTCGCCCTGACCCTGGCGGCCGGTTTTCTCGGCCTGACCTCGGGCATGCCGGTAGCCAAGGTGATGAAATCGTTCCAGGACGGTTTTGGCGGCGTACTCGGATTTGTCGGCATCGTCCTGGCCCTGGGCACCATGCTCGGCAAGCTGATGGCCGACTCCGGCGGCGCCGACCAGATCGCCCAGACGCTAATCCGCGCCTTCGGCAAGCAGAAGGTGCATTGGGCAATGATGTTTGCCGCTTTCCTGGTCGGCATTCCGCTGTTCTTCGAAATCGGCTTCGTCTTGCTGATTCCATTGGTGTTCATCGTCGCCCGGCGTTCCGGGGTGTCGCTGATCAAGATCGGCATTCCGCTGCTGGCCGGCTTGTCGGTGGTCCATGGCCTGGTGCCGCCGCACCCGGGGCCGCTGCTGGCGATCGGCATCTTCAATGCCGACATCGGCAAGACCATCTTCTACGGGCTGATCGTGGCCCTGCCGACAGCAATCATCGCAGGTCCCCTTTACGGCAACTTCATCTCCAAGTACATCCCGGGTAATCCGAACAAGGAGCTGATGGACCAGATCGCCCGCGAGTCCGACCAGCAGAACCTGCCCAGCTTCAGCATCACCCTGATCACCGTGCTGCTGCCGGTGTTCCTGATGCTGCTGAAAACCTTCGCCGACGTGGTACTGCCGGCCGAGCATATCGTGCGCCAGTGGATGGACCTGATCGGCCACCCGATCAGCGCCCTGCTCGCGGCGTTGCTCCTGGCGTTCTACACCTTTGGCGCGGCGCGCGGGTTTTCCCGCCAGCAGATCATGAAGCTGCTCGACCAGAGCCTGGCGCCCACGGCGGCCATCATCCTCATCGTCGGTGCCGGCGGCGGCTTCAAGCAGATGCTGGTGGATACCGGCGTGGGTAATGTGATCGGGCAGATGGCGGTGCAGGCCGAGATCTCGCCGATCATGCTGGCCTGGCTGGTGGCGGCGGTGATTCGTATCGCGACGGGTTCGGCGACGGTGGCGACCATCACCGGCGCCGGGATCGTCGCGCCGGTGATCGGCATGATGCCGGGGGTCAACCGCGAACTGCTGGTGCTGGCGACTGGCGCGGGTTCGTTGATTCTGTCGCACGTCAACGATGCCGGCTTCTGGCTGGTGAAACAGTACTTCAACATGACCGTGGCCGAAACCTTCAAGACCTGGAGCATGATGGAGACCATCCTGTCGGTGGTCGGGATCATCTTTATCATGCTGTTGTCGTTGGTGGTTTGA
- the yiaY gene encoding L-threonine dehydrogenase, which yields MSSTFFIPAVNIMGIDCLEEAMAAIAGYGLRKALIVTDAGLAKAGIAERIAEMLAMRDIDSAIFDGAKPNPSIANVEQGLALLQRERCDCVISLGGGSPHDCAKGIALCATNGGHIRDYEGVDQSAKPQLPLIAINTTAGTASEMTRFCIITDEARHVKMAIVDRNVTPLLSVNDPALMVGMPKGLTAATGMDALTHAIEAYVSTAATPITDACAIKAIELISDNLRQAVADGSDLKARENMAYAQFLAGMAFNNASLGYVHAMAHQLGGFYDLPHGVCNAVLLAHVQRFNASVSAARLRDVAKAMGVEVAGLSAEQGSDAALAAIENLSRAIDIPAGLAVLGAKEADIPTLASNALKDACGLTNPRVASQAEIEAIFKAAF from the coding sequence ATGAGCAGCACGTTTTTCATCCCCGCCGTCAACATCATGGGCATCGATTGCCTCGAAGAAGCGATGGCTGCCATTGCCGGGTACGGCCTGCGCAAGGCCTTGATCGTCACTGACGCAGGCCTGGCCAAGGCCGGGATTGCCGAGCGCATTGCCGAAATGCTGGCGATGCGCGATATCGACTCGGCGATCTTCGATGGCGCCAAACCCAACCCGAGCATCGCCAATGTCGAGCAGGGCCTGGCGCTGTTGCAGCGCGAGCGTTGCGACTGCGTGATCTCCCTGGGCGGCGGCTCGCCCCATGACTGCGCCAAGGGCATTGCCCTGTGCGCCACCAACGGCGGGCACATCCGTGATTATGAAGGGGTGGACCAGTCGGCCAAGCCGCAGTTGCCGTTGATTGCCATCAACACCACCGCCGGCACCGCCAGCGAAATGACCCGCTTCTGCATCATCACCGACGAAGCGCGCCACGTGAAAATGGCCATCGTCGATCGCAACGTCACGCCGTTGCTGTCGGTCAACGACCCGGCGCTGATGGTCGGCATGCCCAAGGGCCTGACCGCGGCCACCGGCATGGACGCCCTGACCCACGCCATCGAAGCCTACGTTTCCACTGCCGCCACGCCGATCACCGACGCCTGCGCGATCAAGGCCATCGAGCTGATCAGCGACAACCTGCGCCAGGCCGTGGCCGACGGCAGCGACCTCAAGGCCCGGGAGAACATGGCTTACGCCCAGTTCCTCGCCGGCATGGCCTTCAACAATGCCTCGCTGGGGTACGTGCATGCCATGGCCCACCAGTTGGGCGGTTTCTATGACTTGCCCCATGGTGTGTGCAACGCGGTGCTGCTGGCGCATGTGCAGCGTTTCAACGCCAGCGTCAGTGCCGCACGCCTGCGCGATGTAGCCAAGGCCATGGGTGTGGAGGTTGCTGGCCTGAGCGCCGAGCAGGGCAGTGATGCGGCGCTGGCCGCGATCGAGAACCTGTCGCGGGCCATTGATATCCCGGCGGGGTTGGCGGTGCTGGGAGCCAAGGAGGCGGATATTCCAACCCTGGCCAGCAATGCCCTGAAGGATGCCTGCGGGCTGACCAACCCGCGGGTGGCCAGTCAGGCGGAAATCGAGGCGATCTTTAAAGCAGCCTTTTGA
- the ilvA gene encoding threonine ammonia-lyase, biosynthetic translates to MTSLAVSPRTPSAPLNLLSDYVRRILAAPVYDLAIETPLQAAPALSRSLGNQVLLKREDLQPTFSFKIRGAYTRLSRLSPAQRQHGVITASAGNHAQGVALAARELGMRATIVMPTTTPELKVEGVRSRGGQVVLHGESFPHALAHALKLADSEGATFVPPFDDPDVIAGQGTVAMEILRQQPAELDAIFVPVGGGGLIAGIAAYVKYLRPEVKVIGVEPQDSNCLQAAMAAGERVILAQVGSFAEGVAVAQIGAHCFELCRHYVDEVITVSSDELCAAIKDIYDDTRSITEPSGALAVAGIKRYVAREGVQGQTLVAIDSGANVNFDRLRHVAERAELGEQREAIIAVTIPEQPGSFRAFCQALGKRQITEFNYRYYPGKEARLFVGVQTHPQTDPRDKLLASLREQGYTVLDLTDNELAKAHVRHTVGGHAGPGADERVLRFEFPERPGALLGFLERLGKRWNISLFHYRNHGAAEARVFAALEVPQDEQPGLPAALDAMGYRYWDESDNPAYRLFLG, encoded by the coding sequence ATGACCAGCCTTGCCGTTAGCCCCCGCACACCGTCCGCGCCGCTGAACCTGCTGTCTGACTACGTGCGCCGCATTCTTGCAGCGCCGGTGTACGACCTGGCGATCGAAACGCCCCTGCAAGCGGCGCCGGCGTTGTCGCGCAGCCTCGGCAACCAGGTGCTGCTCAAGCGTGAAGACCTGCAACCGACCTTTTCCTTCAAGATCCGCGGTGCCTATACCCGTCTCAGTCGCCTGAGCCCGGCCCAGCGCCAGCACGGGGTGATCACAGCGTCCGCTGGCAACCATGCCCAGGGGGTCGCCCTGGCCGCCCGCGAGCTGGGCATGCGCGCCACCATCGTGATGCCGACCACCACCCCGGAACTCAAGGTCGAGGGCGTGCGTTCGCGCGGTGGCCAGGTGGTGCTGCACGGCGAAAGCTTCCCCCACGCCCTGGCCCATGCCCTGAAACTGGCCGACAGCGAAGGCGCGACCTTCGTGCCGCCGTTCGACGACCCGGACGTGATCGCCGGCCAGGGCACGGTGGCCATGGAGATCCTGCGCCAGCAACCCGCAGAGCTGGATGCGATCTTCGTCCCGGTCGGTGGCGGCGGCTTGATCGCCGGCATCGCCGCCTATGTCAAATACCTGCGCCCCGAGGTCAAGGTCATCGGCGTCGAACCGCAGGATTCGAATTGCCTGCAAGCGGCCATGGCCGCCGGCGAGCGGGTGATACTGGCCCAGGTCGGCAGCTTTGCCGAAGGCGTGGCAGTGGCGCAGATCGGCGCCCATTGCTTTGAGCTGTGTCGCCACTATGTCGACGAGGTGATCACCGTCAGCAGTGATGAGCTGTGCGCGGCGATCAAGGACATCTACGACGACACCCGCTCGATCACCGAGCCCTCCGGCGCCCTGGCCGTGGCCGGGATCAAGAGGTACGTGGCCCGCGAAGGCGTGCAGGGCCAGACCCTAGTGGCCATTGACTCCGGTGCCAACGTCAACTTTGACCGCCTGCGCCATGTCGCCGAGCGCGCCGAACTTGGCGAGCAGCGCGAAGCGATCATCGCCGTGACCATCCCCGAGCAGCCGGGCAGTTTCCGCGCCTTTTGCCAGGCTCTGGGCAAGCGCCAGATCACCGAGTTCAACTATCGCTACTACCCGGGCAAGGAGGCGCGGTTGTTCGTTGGCGTGCAGACCCACCCGCAGACCGACCCGCGCGACAAGCTCCTGGCCAGCCTGCGCGAGCAGGGCTATACGGTGCTCGACCTGACTGACAACGAACTGGCCAAGGCGCACGTGCGCCATACCGTCGGCGGGCATGCCGGGCCGGGAGCGGACGAGCGCGTACTGCGTTTCGAGTTCCCCGAGCGCCCAGGGGCTTTGCTGGGCTTTCTCGAACGCCTGGGCAAGCGCTGGAACATCAGCCTGTTCCACTACCGCAACCACGGCGCTGCCGAGGCGCGGGTGTTTGCCGCCCTGGAAGTGCCGCAGGACGAGCAGCCAGGCCTGCCGGCAGCGCTGGACGCCATGGGCTACCGCTACTGGGACGAAAGCGACAACCCGGCCTACCGGCTGTTCCTCGGCTGA
- a CDS encoding PACE efflux transporter: protein MQGKARKIVQAILYETIAVLCVAPVLSWAFDAGMAHSTALSLILSAVALAWNMFYNWAFEYWEARQAQRQRTLGRRFLHALGFEGGLVLILLPVVAGWLQISLWAALVTNLALFVFFFVYALVFQWAFDRVFDVPDSAREPA from the coding sequence ATGCAAGGCAAGGCACGCAAGATCGTCCAGGCCATTCTCTACGAAACCATCGCCGTACTGTGCGTCGCGCCGGTCCTGTCCTGGGCCTTCGATGCCGGCATGGCCCATTCCACCGCGCTGTCGCTGATTCTCTCGGCGGTGGCCCTGGCCTGGAACATGTTCTACAACTGGGCATTCGAGTACTGGGAAGCCCGTCAGGCCCAGCGCCAGCGCACCCTGGGGCGGCGTTTTCTGCACGCCCTGGGTTTTGAAGGCGGGCTGGTGCTGATCCTCTTGCCGGTGGTTGCCGGCTGGCTGCAGATCAGCCTGTGGGCGGCGCTGGTGACCAACCTGGCACTGTTCGTGTTCTTCTTCGTCTATGCCTTGGTATTCCAGTGGGCGTTCGACCGGGTATTCGATGTGCCCGATTCTGCGCGTGAGCCTGCTTGA
- a CDS encoding LacI family DNA-binding transcriptional regulator — MTRIGSRTTGRPTLAEVARLSGVSPITASRALRGISTVAPQLVEKVQVAAASLGYVANPAARALASKQSQSIVVLIPSLSNHLFIDTLEAIHEVMRPRGLEVLIGNYHYDIAEEENLIRNYLAYQPRGILLTGFDRSDAAKQLLAASGVPCVHMMELGGEAQAMSVGFSQQEAGRAAARHLLERGCKRPGFIAAQLDPRVMQRAEGFRQALAEVGLDAQAPELLAPQPSSIGLGGELFAQLLGRHPDVDGIFFCNDDLAQGAILEALRQGIKVPQQVAMVGFNDLPASAHMVPRLTSIRTPRAAIGRCAAQALLGLLDGKRGQQQCQDLGFELMVRESS; from the coding sequence ATGACCCGCATCGGCTCTCGTACTACCGGTCGTCCCACTCTGGCTGAAGTGGCCAGGCTTTCCGGGGTTTCCCCGATTACCGCTTCCCGGGCATTGCGCGGGATCAGCACGGTTGCCCCGCAGCTGGTGGAAAAAGTCCAGGTGGCCGCCGCGAGCCTAGGCTATGTGGCCAACCCGGCAGCGCGGGCGCTGGCGTCAAAGCAAAGTCAGTCGATCGTGGTGTTGATTCCGTCGCTGTCCAACCACCTGTTCATCGATACCCTCGAAGCCATCCACGAGGTCATGCGCCCCCGTGGCCTTGAGGTGCTGATCGGTAACTATCACTACGATATCGCCGAAGAAGAGAACCTGATCCGCAACTACCTGGCTTACCAGCCGCGCGGCATCCTGCTCACCGGGTTTGATCGCAGCGACGCGGCCAAGCAGCTGCTGGCGGCCAGTGGCGTGCCGTGTGTGCACATGATGGAGCTGGGGGGTGAAGCCCAGGCCATGTCGGTGGGCTTCTCCCAGCAGGAGGCGGGCAGGGCGGCCGCCCGGCATCTGCTGGAGCGCGGCTGCAAACGCCCGGGCTTTATCGCCGCGCAGCTCGACCCGCGGGTGATGCAGCGCGCCGAAGGCTTTCGCCAGGCCCTGGCCGAAGTCGGCCTGGATGCCCAGGCGCCGGAACTGCTGGCGCCGCAGCCATCGTCGATCGGCCTGGGCGGCGAGCTGTTTGCCCAGTTGCTGGGCCGCCACCCCGATGTCGATGGCATCTTCTTCTGCAACGACGACCTGGCCCAGGGGGCGATACTCGAAGCCTTGCGCCAGGGCATCAAGGTACCGCAGCAGGTGGCCATGGTCGGTTTCAACGATTTGCCTGCCTCGGCGCACATGGTCCCGCGCCTGACCTCGATCCGCACCCCGCGTGCGGCGATCGGCCGGTGCGCCGCGCAGGCGCTATTGGGCTTGCTTGACGGCAAGCGCGGACAGCAGCAATGCCAGGATCTGGGCTTTGAGCTGATGGTTCGCGAAAGCAGCTGA
- a CDS encoding gluconokinase — protein sequence MNPPLSAIVVMGVAGCGKSYVGAAIAGLSGGRLIEGDDFHPAANIQKMSAGIPLDDDDRAGWLIRLGEELQACLKAGERPILTCSALKKRYRDALRHAVPDLGFVFLDLTPEEASRRVLARPGHFMPASLIDSQFAALERPNGEPLTLPLDATLAVDKLAIEVDQWLKPCGEPLLARTA from the coding sequence ATGAACCCACCCCTATCCGCGATTGTGGTCATGGGCGTCGCTGGCTGTGGCAAGAGCTACGTCGGTGCTGCCATTGCAGGCTTGAGCGGCGGTCGCCTGATCGAAGGCGACGACTTCCACCCCGCTGCCAATATCCAGAAAATGAGTGCCGGCATCCCCCTGGACGACGACGACCGTGCCGGTTGGCTGATTCGCCTGGGCGAGGAACTGCAAGCGTGCCTGAAGGCCGGCGAACGGCCCATCCTCACCTGCTCCGCCCTGAAAAAGCGCTACCGCGATGCCCTGCGCCACGCCGTACCGGACCTGGGCTTCGTGTTTCTCGATCTCACCCCCGAAGAAGCCAGCCGCCGCGTGCTCGCCCGGCCTGGCCACTTCATGCCCGCCAGCCTGATCGACAGCCAGTTCGCCGCCCTTGAACGCCCCAATGGCGAGCCGCTGACCCTGCCCCTGGACGCCACCCTGGCGGTAGACAAACTCGCCATCGAGGTAGACCAGTGGCTAAAGCCCTGCGGTGAACCGCTGCTGGCGCGAACGGCCTGA
- a CDS encoding DUF4434 domain-containing protein, producing MRRLIAVLLFVLSLSATADQHLFYQPLERDAQVSQAQWRTLWKASVAQGGKTLIVQWSAYGDSDFGGAQGWLANSLRLAHEQGLQLVLGLYMDAAYSQRIDELDGIGLMAYWQTQLDNSLAQQRKVREQWQLPVSGWYLPMTLDDGHFHSADRRQALYTQLQAFNRRLDAPLHISAFSTGRLSPAVNARWLEQLASLKLQVWWQDGAGSTRLAPLVRQGYLDALPDSIGIVPAGSPLVPR from the coding sequence ATGCGCCGCTTGATCGCTGTACTGCTGTTCGTCCTGAGCCTGTCGGCAACAGCTGACCAACACTTGTTCTACCAACCGCTGGAGCGCGACGCGCAGGTAAGCCAGGCACAATGGCGCACGCTGTGGAAAGCCAGCGTCGCCCAAGGAGGCAAGACCCTGATCGTGCAGTGGAGCGCCTATGGCGACAGTGACTTCGGTGGCGCCCAGGGATGGCTGGCCAACAGCCTGCGCCTGGCCCACGAACAAGGCCTGCAACTGGTGCTGGGGCTGTACATGGACGCGGCCTACTCCCAGCGTATCGACGAACTGGACGGCATCGGCCTGATGGCTTACTGGCAAACCCAGCTGGACAATTCCCTGGCCCAGCAACGCAAGGTGCGCGAGCAGTGGCAACTGCCCGTATCAGGCTGGTACCTGCCGATGACGCTGGACGACGGGCACTTTCACAGTGCCGACCGCCGCCAGGCGCTTTACACCCAGTTGCAAGCCTTCAACCGCCGCCTCGATGCGCCGCTGCATATCAGTGCCTTCAGTACCGGGCGCCTGAGCCCGGCAGTCAACGCCCGCTGGCTCGAGCAACTGGCCAGCCTCAAGCTGCAGGTCTGGTGGCAGGATGGCGCCGGCAGCACACGCCTGGCACCGCTGGTACGCCAGGGTTACCTGGACGCGCTGCCCGACAGCATCGGTATCGTCCCGGCAGGATCGCCCCTTGTCCCACGATAA